In Vibrio echinoideorum, the following proteins share a genomic window:
- a CDS encoding GH36-type glycosyl hydrolase domain-containing protein, which produces MMKFGYFDDKNKEYVATTPCTPIKWCNYVGTLDFGGIVDSNGGVLLCKGDPALNRITKYIAQLPNSDFKGSTLYLKVRDQAGNVEVFSPFYTPTLKPLDKFENHTGLSYTTIIAEAFGVRCEATFFVPKADQVLLQDIKVTNISDKALHVDVVPVYEFTHFDALKQLLNADWVPQTMTLKAHQQESGHTVLEQYAFMKRDYAVNLMTADRPATSFDGDRQSFLGNLGYGTWAAPEALNNDELGNTECLRGDNIGALNLRLGWLSPEQTERTIVQIAQEESVEAALPLLAKYRDHSVVDAAFSELSEHWDSYLQTVQVETPDPAMNSMLNVHNPRQCHTTKNWSRYLSLYQLGYGARGIGFRDSSQDTLGVITHMPEEAREFIERLLSVQNTNGSAMHQFFPSTMEANAGDSREEEDRPDYYGDDHLWIIYAVTQYVKETGNADFLNKEIPFYQKDKDGNPVETGTVWNHLCRSIEFTYTNTGEHGLPLLGFADWNDTVNLPTGAESMMVANMYGKALLDMLDLCELRGEAKLTAKFKDQYQQMQSTVNECGWDGEWFVRYFDEQGLPIGSHKNEQGQIYTNGQSWPVISGFATQERATQALDSVYNKLNTTNGIKLSTPGYNGFDPQLGGVSTYPPGAKENGGIFLHSNPWVMIAEAKMGNGERAYEYYRQINPASKNDDIDTFESEPYCYPQNILGDEHKQFGLGRNAWLSGTSSWTYVAGTQWILGVRPEVDGLLVDPCIPSEWPEFKVRRQFRGATYHIHVTNPNNVCNGVAQMKVNGEVIEGNKAPVFTSGEHTVEVVLG; this is translated from the coding sequence ATGATGAAATTCGGATATTTTGACGATAAAAACAAAGAATACGTAGCAACCACACCGTGTACACCGATCAAATGGTGTAACTATGTGGGCACATTAGATTTCGGTGGCATTGTAGATAGCAACGGCGGCGTGTTGTTGTGTAAAGGCGATCCGGCACTCAACCGCATCACCAAGTACATTGCTCAACTGCCAAACTCTGATTTCAAAGGCTCGACCTTATACCTTAAGGTGCGTGATCAAGCGGGTAATGTAGAAGTGTTTTCTCCTTTCTACACACCAACTCTGAAGCCATTGGATAAGTTTGAAAACCACACGGGTTTGTCTTACACCACCATTATTGCGGAAGCATTCGGTGTGCGCTGTGAAGCGACGTTCTTTGTGCCAAAAGCTGACCAAGTACTGTTGCAAGACATCAAAGTCACCAACATTTCAGACAAAGCGCTGCACGTTGATGTGGTACCTGTGTATGAGTTCACTCACTTTGATGCACTTAAGCAACTGTTAAACGCAGACTGGGTTCCACAAACTATGACGCTTAAAGCGCATCAGCAAGAGTCTGGTCATACCGTGCTTGAGCAATACGCTTTCATGAAGCGTGATTACGCGGTGAACCTGATGACAGCGGATCGCCCTGCGACTTCTTTTGACGGTGATCGCCAGTCGTTTTTAGGTAATTTGGGATACGGTACATGGGCAGCGCCAGAAGCGCTAAACAATGATGAGCTGGGTAATACTGAGTGCTTGCGTGGCGATAACATTGGCGCACTAAATCTGCGCTTGGGTTGGTTATCACCAGAGCAGACAGAACGTACGATTGTACAAATCGCACAAGAAGAGAGTGTTGAAGCGGCGCTGCCATTATTGGCTAAATACCGCGACCATTCTGTTGTCGATGCTGCGTTTAGCGAACTATCTGAACATTGGGATTCTTACCTACAAACGGTTCAGGTTGAAACGCCAGATCCTGCGATGAACTCAATGCTTAACGTACATAACCCGCGTCAGTGTCATACGACTAAGAACTGGTCTCGTTACCTGTCTTTGTATCAGCTTGGCTATGGTGCTCGTGGTATTGGTTTCCGTGACTCGTCGCAAGATACATTGGGCGTTATTACACATATGCCTGAAGAAGCGCGCGAATTTATCGAGCGTCTGCTTTCTGTTCAGAACACTAACGGTTCAGCGATGCACCAGTTCTTCCCATCGACGATGGAAGCGAACGCGGGTGATTCTCGTGAAGAAGAAGATCGCCCTGATTACTACGGAGATGATCATCTGTGGATCATCTACGCGGTGACTCAATACGTGAAAGAAACGGGCAATGCGGACTTCTTGAATAAAGAGATCCCGTTCTACCAGAAAGACAAAGACGGCAACCCTGTTGAAACCGGAACCGTTTGGAACCACCTATGTCGCTCTATTGAATTTACCTACACCAATACGGGTGAACATGGCTTACCGCTATTAGGTTTCGCTGACTGGAATGACACGGTGAACCTACCAACAGGTGCTGAGTCAATGATGGTTGCCAATATGTACGGCAAAGCACTGCTCGATATGTTGGACCTATGTGAGTTGCGTGGTGAAGCGAAACTGACGGCTAAGTTCAAGGACCAATATCAGCAGATGCAGAGCACGGTCAATGAGTGTGGTTGGGATGGCGAATGGTTCGTTCGTTACTTCGATGAGCAAGGCTTGCCAATTGGTTCTCATAAAAACGAGCAAGGTCAGATCTACACTAATGGCCAAAGCTGGCCTGTAATTTCAGGTTTCGCGACTCAAGAACGTGCAACTCAAGCTCTAGATTCTGTTTACAACAAGCTGAACACCACCAATGGCATCAAGCTTTCAACACCAGGTTACAACGGCTTTGATCCGCAGCTAGGTGGCGTTTCAACGTACCCACCGGGCGCGAAAGAGAATGGCGGCATCTTCCTGCATTCAAACCCTTGGGTAATGATTGCAGAAGCGAAAATGGGCAACGGCGAACGTGCGTATGAGTACTACCGTCAAATAAACCCAGCGTCTAAGAACGATGACATTGATACCTTTGAATCTGAGCCTTACTGCTACCCTCAAAACATCTTGGGTGACGAGCACAAGCAGTTTGGTTTAGGACGTAACGCATGGCTTTCTGGTACTTCATCTTGGACCTACGTTGCCGGTACGCAATGGATCCTGGGTGTTCGACCTGAAGTTGATGGCTTGCTGGTGGACCCTTGTATTCCGTCTGAATGGCCTGAGTTCAAAGTGCGCCGTCAGTTCCGTGGTGCGACGTACCACATTCATGTGACTAACCCAAATAATGTTTGTAATGGTGTTGCACAAATGAAGGTGAATGGTGAGGTGATTGAAGGCAACAAAGCACCGGTATTCACGTCAGGTGAGCATACCGTTGAGGTTGTTTTAGGTTAA
- a CDS encoding winged helix-turn-helix transcriptional regulator: MTTPLPKKLVRGSSSGVAIMALFDLLGRKWNMRIMWELNSGPLSFRGLQERCDGMSPSVLNTRIKQLTEAKLVFTTSEGYKLTELGLSLMKTLNPLRDWAAGWEDKISK; encoded by the coding sequence ATGACAACACCATTACCTAAAAAATTAGTAAGAGGGTCGAGCTCGGGTGTAGCAATCATGGCTTTATTCGATCTGTTAGGCCGAAAGTGGAATATGAGGATCATGTGGGAACTTAACTCTGGTCCTTTGAGTTTCAGAGGATTACAAGAACGATGTGACGGCATGTCTCCTTCTGTTTTAAACACTAGGATTAAGCAATTGACTGAAGCTAAATTGGTTTTTACAACATCAGAAGGCTATAAACTAACAGAATTAGGATTGTCCCTAATGAAGACACTCAACCCTTTGAGAGATTGGGCTGCTGGTTGGGAAGATAAAATATCAAAGTAG
- a CDS encoding YciI family protein, which translates to MYLVDITFTDMEKITPELTDKHKNYLEQEYKLNKLMFGGRKVPRTGGILISQHASERELEQVLNSDPFVKSGAVTYSITEFIPVMASKAYADIVA; encoded by the coding sequence ATGTATCTAGTAGACATAACTTTTACTGACATGGAAAAAATAACGCCAGAACTAACTGATAAACATAAGAATTATCTTGAACAAGAATATAAATTAAACAAGCTGATGTTTGGCGGAAGAAAAGTACCTAGAACTGGGGGCATACTGATTTCACAACATGCGAGTGAGCGAGAGCTTGAACAAGTTTTAAACTCAGACCCATTCGTTAAAAGTGGGGCTGTAACTTATTCAATCACTGAATTTATTCCTGTAATGGCTTCTAAAGCTTATGCGGATATCGTAGCTTAA
- a CDS encoding ABC transporter ATP-binding protein, which yields MAKVEFKNIKKSFGDVEVVKEFDFTVEDGEFVVFLGPSGCGKSTTLRMLAGLESISSGDIVVGGKVMNKVDAKDRDLAMVFQSYALYPHMTVYENIAFALKLKGMPKAEIDVEVLKAAKMLELDPLLSRKPKELSGGQRQRVAMGRAMVRTPKVFLFDEPLSNLDAKLRGVMREEIKHLHRELKTTTIYVTHDQIEAMTLADRIVILKDGYVAQVGTPTEVFQRPANKFVAQFIGNPSMNMLEAKLTETEGEYFVEIGDVHIPLPERFKSLASKNLALHFGVRPTDIHLRAEQVDHDRVLPFPVKIKDKELLGASILLKTEIGGQPLMVETQAAEVDVKELTLYLDLDAFHLFDALSENSLAS from the coding sequence ATGGCTAAAGTTGAATTTAAGAACATCAAAAAATCATTTGGCGACGTTGAAGTTGTAAAAGAGTTTGATTTTACGGTTGAAGACGGTGAGTTCGTTGTTTTCCTTGGTCCATCTGGCTGCGGTAAATCGACAACGCTACGTATGCTTGCTGGCCTAGAGAGCATCAGCTCTGGCGACATCGTAGTTGGCGGCAAAGTGATGAACAAAGTCGACGCGAAAGACCGTGACTTGGCGATGGTATTCCAAAGCTACGCACTGTACCCACACATGACAGTGTACGAAAACATCGCATTTGCTCTAAAGCTGAAAGGCATGCCTAAAGCTGAAATCGACGTAGAAGTGCTGAAAGCAGCGAAAATGCTAGAGCTTGATCCGTTACTAAGCCGTAAGCCGAAAGAGCTTTCAGGTGGTCAGCGTCAGCGTGTTGCGATGGGCCGTGCGATGGTTCGTACTCCTAAAGTATTCTTGTTCGATGAGCCGTTATCTAATCTTGATGCAAAACTTCGTGGTGTGATGCGTGAAGAGATCAAACACCTGCACCGTGAACTAAAAACGACCACGATTTACGTAACGCACGATCAGATTGAAGCGATGACACTGGCGGATCGTATCGTGATTCTGAAAGACGGTTATGTGGCACAAGTCGGTACGCCAACTGAGGTGTTCCAACGCCCTGCGAACAAGTTTGTCGCGCAATTCATTGGTAACCCGTCAATGAATATGCTGGAAGCGAAACTGACTGAGACTGAAGGCGAGTACTTCGTTGAAATTGGCGATGTTCATATCCCACTGCCTGAGCGCTTTAAGTCTCTGGCGTCTAAGAACCTAGCGCTGCACTTTGGTGTTCGTCCAACAGACATTCACCTACGTGCCGAGCAAGTGGACCACGATCGCGTGCTGCCATTCCCTGTGAAAATCAAAGACAAGGAACTACTGGGTGCAAGCATTCTTCTGAAAACAGAAATCGGTGGTCAGCCGTTAATGGTTGAAACTCAAGCGGCTGAAGTAGACGTGAAAGAACTGACACTTTACTTGGACTTGGATGCATTCCACCTGTTTGACGCGCTAAGTGAAAACTCACTAGCGAGCTAA
- a CDS encoding aldose 1-epimerase: MFKIINEKFGNIDSVKLINHQHGIELQIINGFGAVINKFIVNNSPFSFICGYQNYDELINQHPFFSRSAKLFPFPNRLNLGRYSFDNQNHQLPANFPWSDHAVHGLLYNQPFSITNSAANEESASVTLQYQTSSLHPGFPFAFNLEVTFTVDITGKLASSTTVSNLGDSAFPFGDAWHPYFSLGTDLAHCKLTMSPCSEVVHVDDLPNDEKQVFDCLSLGDSLTSQSLNHCFEFDSTTTNQLAFTRSDSSAVLRYQQDASYPFVQLYTPASEQSIAIEPMTCPADAFNNQIGLLTLGANQSQTFTWQCQAIFQPQ; this comes from the coding sequence ATGTTTAAAATTATAAATGAAAAATTTGGAAATATTGACTCTGTCAAATTAATAAATCACCAACATGGCATCGAACTTCAAATAATTAATGGATTTGGCGCTGTTATTAATAAATTCATCGTAAATAACAGTCCATTTTCTTTTATTTGTGGCTATCAGAATTATGATGAACTGATCAACCAACATCCGTTCTTTTCCCGCAGTGCTAAATTATTCCCTTTTCCAAACCGTTTAAACTTAGGTCGTTACAGTTTTGATAACCAAAACCATCAACTCCCAGCTAACTTTCCTTGGTCTGATCACGCCGTACATGGCCTGCTCTACAACCAACCTTTTTCAATCACAAACAGCGCAGCCAATGAAGAGTCAGCCAGTGTAACGTTGCAGTATCAAACATCGTCTTTGCATCCTGGTTTTCCGTTTGCCTTCAACCTTGAAGTCACCTTCACTGTCGACATCACGGGTAAACTCGCGTCTTCAACAACTGTTTCTAACCTTGGTGATTCTGCATTCCCGTTCGGTGATGCTTGGCACCCTTATTTTTCACTAGGCACAGATCTGGCGCACTGCAAACTAACCATGTCACCTTGCTCTGAAGTCGTGCACGTGGACGACCTACCCAATGATGAAAAACAAGTGTTTGATTGTTTGTCACTAGGCGACTCACTCACCAGTCAAAGTCTCAACCATTGCTTTGAGTTTGATTCAACAACTACCAACCAACTTGCGTTTACACGCTCAGATTCGTCAGCTGTTCTTCGTTATCAACAAGATGCAAGCTACCCATTCGTTCAGCTATACACGCCCGCTAGCGAGCAAAGTATTGCGATAGAACCGATGACTTGCCCTGCAGACGCATTCAACAACCAAATCGGCTTGTTAACGCTTGGGGCTAATCAATCGCAAACCTTCACTTGGCAATGCCAAGCCATCTTTCAACCACAATAA
- a CDS encoding LacI family DNA-binding transcriptional regulator, whose protein sequence is MRTKTKKTTVYDVARLAGVSPSTVSRFLNRTTYVSDDKSQNIEQAIKDTGYKPNFQMQENINRRSLTIGVLVQHPDSPYTSRILNDMEKTLIAQGYSLVIATGHWQKKLELHALEYLAKSNVDGMIIVTGSVTKEDITKYAQDIPVVAVGYDIVDDNIRTINIDNVLGGYMATLHLLQQGHVNIAHIKGLSSQPDSGSRFEGYKKALQEAGIKVMPKLVKQGDFSSESGYEKTVELIESKIHFSALFAANDQTAYGAIKALHDNGYKVPEDVSVIGFDDLPTSNYFTPALTTLRQPIEEIGEVCAQSILNLLSGERHEARLPPIDLIVRESTKSLYR, encoded by the coding sequence ATGCGTACAAAAACAAAAAAAACCACCGTATACGATGTAGCGAGGCTAGCTGGAGTATCTCCAAGCACGGTTTCTCGTTTTCTTAATCGAACGACTTATGTGTCGGATGATAAGAGCCAAAATATAGAACAAGCGATCAAAGACACCGGTTATAAACCTAACTTCCAAATGCAAGAAAACATCAACCGTCGCTCACTGACGATTGGTGTATTGGTGCAACACCCTGATAGCCCTTATACCAGCCGTATTTTAAATGACATGGAGAAAACTTTGATTGCTCAAGGTTACTCTCTAGTGATTGCGACAGGGCATTGGCAGAAAAAGCTGGAATTACATGCGCTGGAGTATCTGGCGAAAAGTAATGTTGATGGCATGATCATCGTGACTGGCAGTGTGACTAAAGAAGACATAACCAAGTATGCTCAAGACATTCCTGTCGTGGCGGTAGGATACGACATTGTTGACGACAACATCCGCACGATCAACATTGATAATGTGCTTGGAGGCTATATGGCCACTTTGCATCTCCTCCAGCAAGGACATGTAAATATTGCACATATCAAAGGGCTTTCTAGTCAGCCAGATTCTGGGAGCCGCTTCGAGGGCTATAAAAAAGCACTTCAAGAAGCGGGCATAAAAGTGATGCCAAAACTGGTTAAGCAGGGTGATTTTAGTAGTGAGTCTGGCTACGAAAAAACCGTTGAATTGATCGAGTCAAAGATTCACTTTTCAGCCCTGTTTGCAGCTAATGATCAAACGGCCTATGGCGCGATTAAGGCTCTGCATGATAATGGTTATAAAGTGCCAGAAGATGTGTCGGTGATTGGGTTTGATGACTTGCCAACCTCTAACTATTTCACGCCAGCGCTAACCACCTTGAGACAGCCTATTGAAGAAATTGGAGAGGTATGTGCTCAATCGATTTTGAACCTGTTATCTGGCGAGAGGCATGAGGCTCGACTGCCACCCATTGATTTGATTGTGAGAGAGTCGACCAAGTCTTTGTATCGTTAA
- a CDS encoding nucleoside hydrolase: protein MTKKIILDTDPGIDDAMAILFAEAHPDIELMGITTVYGNATIDNGTQNALYLKQKFGMKTLVAKGTDKPLIRDPVGATVVVHGEAGFGYVKAPSSLDVTAIDKPAYQFIIDSVRAEPGEITLVAVGPLTNLALALEAAPDIVDLVKEVVVMGGAFGENDHRGNVTPFAEANIHDDPHAADKVFTASWPVVIIGLDVTEESFFTSQYLDELRDDAGEVGQFIWDISRYYLKFYSEKVGMEGCHVHDPSAIAYVIQPSLFTSRSGPVRVVTDGPAEGMTIQKADQRNYMNDEWGLFPAQQVGVQVDSDTLLSLYRETLIHYSQQ from the coding sequence ATGACAAAGAAAATCATCCTAGATACAGATCCGGGCATCGATGATGCAATGGCAATCTTATTTGCAGAAGCGCATCCAGATATTGAGCTTATGGGGATCACCACTGTTTATGGTAATGCGACGATAGACAACGGGACTCAAAATGCCCTTTATCTGAAGCAGAAGTTTGGAATGAAGACGCTGGTGGCTAAGGGAACGGATAAGCCCCTAATAAGAGATCCCGTTGGAGCCACTGTTGTGGTGCATGGCGAGGCTGGATTTGGATATGTGAAAGCACCAAGTTCATTAGATGTTACAGCTATTGATAAGCCGGCTTATCAGTTCATTATTGACAGTGTTCGAGCTGAGCCGGGAGAGATTACTCTTGTGGCGGTTGGTCCTCTTACTAATCTGGCACTCGCACTTGAAGCTGCTCCTGATATCGTTGACTTGGTAAAAGAAGTGGTTGTTATGGGTGGCGCGTTCGGCGAAAACGACCACAGAGGGAACGTGACACCATTTGCTGAAGCAAATATCCATGATGATCCTCACGCTGCGGATAAGGTGTTTACGGCATCATGGCCAGTAGTCATTATAGGGCTCGATGTGACGGAGGAGAGCTTTTTTACCAGTCAATACCTTGATGAGTTGCGAGATGATGCTGGAGAAGTAGGGCAGTTTATCTGGGATATCAGCCGCTACTACTTAAAGTTTTATTCTGAAAAAGTAGGAATGGAGGGTTGTCATGTTCATGATCCATCAGCTATTGCTTATGTTATCCAACCATCTCTTTTTACAAGTCGTAGTGGTCCTGTCAGGGTAGTCACAGATGGACCTGCGGAAGGAATGACTATTCAGAAAGCTGATCAACGTAACTATATGAACGATGAATGGGGCTTATTTCCAGCACAACAGGTTGGTGTTCAAGTAGATAGCGACACTCTACTCTCACTCTACAGAGAGACATTAATACACTATTCACAACAGTAA
- a CDS encoding GH116 family glycosyl hydrolase, with protein MKNKIPYTSYSGNSEHLCKKGDAVEFIQPWYTPISTTPKNTGMAVGGIGNTFTLTPNGNTPNFSFIPGIFVDCSEQVINFNDFYASVMDVPTIDTLQVFNEQELSVHLNFYPALFDGNKIDNKEMSNAISLIKTALKNGNFYQENKDNFIKWNVEFSNKTQLLIEENSSSIVCQLYVALDFFNGLLINDTTRLLSLTVDGNNDIDSVNGSDIEYKALYPLAEYKYNSFDDIKIKRKVVSPIVKEDKRLCSLPMHWNHFELTNNSDKTRVVTLVQPLQNLIGSTYQKGRDGIQDSACTLSQNPIAQQHDAVNLKGESCSFTGVQLYSQSPYQSDIEGEVVFGVQADNRLTESGKVSVSVKPTFYTSKTAKQTEFALKTGRTNGEFQTGIYTGREALSALVVVQVELEAGESVDLRFAQVMAHSKVMLNGWHSDKAYTQFYPQAKPALPMLEDVLPELETIEQQIIEQQTAFLKQANTKISQPDSALRYATMAMNSLSFLAESTVWDKEDKFLVKECVDYPFFNSLDVYFYGSFSLLYLLPELDGCVMKEFSKAILAEDFTQRRYWEYEATPNAELIDDKYQGVRAIRGAVIHDLGSPFDIQPDAYSWHNVKEWKDLAPKYILMVYRHYQNTQDISVVKECWQAVTESIEFLSNLVAEGDDLPLTRGTDDTFDNLASHGISIYCASLWVAGLQAASELAKLMDESERAAGYLARSKKALATVEQSLWDDKEGYYHFFVTPVQAKHLTGQGYQVLETLGLTLTGDTIADKNILNDYLNQTDISIDVSKVSQRVSKKHLLSETAPHAFTQEYLDLVPDSDNSFGDALLADSYLKLIGLEGIFPEDRIQRALDYVYKHNFEINSPKLGVANMTLADGSPHEAFQAQDVWIGVQFSVATALNLAGKSQQAETLMDTVYTALYDYSKIPFAAPEGFNCSVSIDEKDLIECFKLSQNDAKSWLLALKFQKCVLSDGRVSPSLTKDSDKFVSMLQGKISAEYATVLHKWLLSTGLKYTAGRYFRPGMIFAYLY; from the coding sequence ATGAAGAATAAAATTCCATACACAAGCTATTCAGGAAACTCAGAACATCTGTGTAAAAAAGGGGATGCTGTAGAATTTATTCAACCTTGGTACACACCGATTTCAACCACGCCCAAAAATACTGGCATGGCGGTGGGTGGAATTGGCAATACATTTACACTGACACCAAACGGCAACACACCAAATTTCAGCTTTATTCCAGGAATATTTGTTGATTGCTCAGAGCAAGTTATTAATTTTAATGATTTTTATGCTTCAGTGATGGATGTGCCAACCATTGATACACTTCAAGTTTTTAACGAACAAGAGCTGAGTGTCCATCTGAATTTTTATCCCGCTTTGTTTGATGGGAATAAAATTGACAACAAAGAAATGTCGAATGCGATTAGCCTCATTAAAACAGCATTAAAAAATGGCAATTTTTACCAAGAAAATAAAGATAACTTTATAAAGTGGAATGTTGAGTTCTCAAATAAGACTCAATTATTGATCGAGGAAAATTCATCTTCTATTGTTTGTCAATTATATGTAGCCTTAGATTTCTTTAATGGTTTGTTAATAAATGATACAACGAGATTATTATCACTTACTGTCGATGGTAATAATGATATAGATAGTGTTAACGGAAGCGATATAGAATATAAAGCTTTGTATCCATTAGCTGAATATAAATATAATAGCTTTGATGATATTAAGATAAAGCGGAAGGTCGTCTCTCCTATCGTAAAGGAAGATAAACGCCTTTGTTCTTTGCCAATGCACTGGAATCACTTCGAACTGACCAATAATTCAGATAAAACACGAGTCGTGACCTTGGTTCAGCCTTTGCAGAACTTGATTGGCTCGACGTACCAAAAAGGTCGTGATGGCATTCAAGATTCGGCATGTACTCTGTCTCAAAACCCAATCGCTCAGCAGCATGATGCGGTTAACTTAAAGGGCGAAAGCTGCAGTTTTACTGGTGTTCAACTCTACAGCCAATCGCCTTATCAAAGTGATATTGAAGGCGAGGTGGTATTCGGTGTCCAAGCTGATAATCGACTGACTGAATCTGGCAAAGTATCGGTGTCCGTGAAACCGACGTTTTATACATCTAAAACGGCGAAACAAACCGAATTTGCACTGAAAACAGGTCGCACAAACGGTGAGTTCCAAACGGGAATATATACAGGACGTGAAGCTCTGAGCGCATTGGTTGTGGTTCAGGTTGAGCTCGAAGCCGGTGAATCTGTTGACCTACGTTTTGCACAGGTGATGGCACACAGTAAAGTCATGCTAAATGGCTGGCATTCAGACAAGGCTTACACGCAATTCTACCCGCAAGCTAAGCCTGCTTTGCCGATGCTAGAGGATGTATTACCAGAGCTAGAAACGATTGAACAACAGATCATTGAACAGCAAACAGCCTTCCTAAAACAAGCTAACACTAAGATCTCTCAGCCTGATTCCGCACTTCGCTATGCGACGATGGCAATGAACTCACTGTCTTTCTTAGCGGAATCGACGGTGTGGGACAAAGAGGATAAGTTCCTAGTCAAAGAGTGTGTCGACTACCCATTCTTTAACTCTTTGGACGTGTATTTCTACGGCTCATTCTCGCTGCTTTATCTTCTACCTGAGCTTGATGGTTGTGTGATGAAAGAGTTCTCCAAGGCCATTTTGGCGGAAGACTTCACTCAGCGTCGCTATTGGGAATATGAAGCGACACCAAACGCAGAACTTATTGATGATAAATACCAAGGTGTGCGTGCCATTCGAGGTGCGGTAATTCACGATTTGGGCAGCCCATTCGACATCCAACCTGACGCCTACAGTTGGCACAATGTGAAAGAATGGAAGGACTTAGCGCCGAAATACATCTTGATGGTGTATCGCCATTATCAAAACACCCAAGATATCTCTGTGGTTAAAGAGTGCTGGCAAGCCGTGACTGAAAGTATCGAGTTCTTATCGAATCTTGTTGCTGAAGGCGACGACTTACCGTTAACGCGAGGTACAGATGACACCTTTGACAACTTAGCTTCTCACGGTATTTCTATTTACTGCGCGAGCCTTTGGGTCGCAGGCCTACAAGCCGCAAGTGAGCTTGCAAAATTAATGGACGAAAGCGAGCGAGCCGCGGGTTACTTAGCACGTTCGAAAAAGGCGTTAGCCACGGTAGAGCAAAGCTTATGGGATGATAAAGAAGGCTACTATCATTTCTTCGTCACTCCAGTTCAAGCCAAGCACTTAACGGGACAAGGCTACCAAGTATTGGAAACCTTGGGGCTTACGTTGACTGGCGATACGATTGCCGATAAGAACATTCTGAACGACTATCTTAACCAAACAGATATTTCAATTGATGTTAGTAAGGTATCTCAAAGAGTCTCCAAGAAACATTTGTTGAGTGAGACAGCACCTCACGCCTTTACACAAGAGTACTTAGATTTAGTGCCGGACTCTGACAACAGTTTTGGTGATGCGCTGTTAGCCGACAGTTACTTAAAGCTCATTGGTCTAGAGGGCATTTTCCCAGAAGACAGAATCCAACGTGCACTAGACTATGTTTATAAGCACAACTTTGAGATCAATAGCCCTAAGTTGGGTGTTGCAAATATGACGCTGGCTGATGGTTCACCACATGAAGCATTCCAAGCTCAAGATGTGTGGATTGGCGTTCAGTTTAGTGTCGCGACTGCGTTGAACTTGGCGGGTAAATCGCAGCAAGCGGAAACCTTGATGGATACCGTGTATACCGCGCTCTATGACTATTCGAAAATTCCTTTTGCTGCGCCAGAAGGGTTCAATTGTTCAGTCTCAATTGATGAAAAAGATCTGATTGAATGTTTTAAATTGTCACAAAATGATGCGAAAAGTTGGCTTCTTGCACTTAAATTTCAAAAATGTGTTCTATCTGACGGTCGAGTGAGCCCCAGCCTGACTAAAGACAGTGATAAGTTTGTTAGTATGCTGCAAGGCAAAATCTCAGCGGAATACGCCACTGTTCTTCATAAATGGCTACTGAGTACGGGATTGAAATATACCGCAGGTCGCTACTTCAGACCGGGGATGATATTCGCCTACTTGTATTAA